In Streptomyces sp. P3, one DNA window encodes the following:
- a CDS encoding HAD-IA family hydrolase, giving the protein MTRIPLQAALFDMDGTLVDTERLWWEAVERVAGRPLTEADRPQVLGRPVEHTARWLAVGTGRPAAGLAEALHREFADRVRAGVVPRPGALALLYALARERVPTALVTASPRAVADLVLDALGAGRFAVTVTADDTEHTKPAPDPYLAACAALGVDPAACVAVEDTETGVASAEAAGCAVLAVPSLAPIAPAPGRTVVAGLEGVTPDRLRSLLPHRLRVMTWNLWHGGTEVRDHRAKQLKVLTEADVDVVGLQETYGGAAEELAEALGWHCHRAGENLGIVSRHPITAGLGDPDVGFYGAAGARIRVLGGEVDVWTVHLDCAPYGPYEAAFDGLTADALTAHEEGRLARLGDALRRVGEGPERPVVLVGDFNCPSHLDRADVPWPVTRAAEEAGFADSYREAHPDPVREPGHTWSPVHAEHEDGSGRPEPQDRIDFVFHRGLRVLDSRTLVTGGNRPWPDVEDNDWPSDHAAVITTFAITPAAVCGKPVGERT; this is encoded by the coding sequence GTGACCCGAATCCCGCTCCAGGCCGCCCTGTTCGACATGGACGGCACGCTCGTCGACACCGAGCGGCTGTGGTGGGAGGCGGTGGAGCGGGTCGCCGGACGGCCGCTGACCGAGGCGGACCGGCCGCAGGTGCTCGGCCGCCCCGTCGAACACACCGCCCGCTGGCTGGCCGTCGGCACGGGCCGGCCGGCGGCGGGCCTCGCCGAGGCGCTGCACCGCGAGTTCGCGGACCGCGTGCGCGCCGGCGTCGTGCCGCGTCCCGGCGCGCTCGCCCTGCTCTACGCCCTGGCCCGGGAGCGCGTCCCGACGGCACTGGTGACCGCGTCGCCCCGGGCCGTCGCCGACCTCGTGCTCGACGCGCTCGGCGCGGGCCGGTTCGCCGTCACCGTCACCGCCGACGACACCGAGCACACCAAGCCCGCCCCCGACCCCTACCTCGCGGCCTGCGCCGCCCTCGGCGTCGACCCCGCGGCCTGTGTGGCCGTCGAGGACACCGAGACCGGGGTGGCCTCCGCCGAGGCGGCCGGGTGCGCGGTGCTCGCGGTGCCGTCGCTCGCGCCGATCGCCCCGGCCCCCGGCCGGACCGTCGTGGCCGGTCTGGAAGGCGTCACCCCCGACCGGCTCCGCTCGCTGCTCCCGCACCGGCTCCGCGTCATGACGTGGAACCTCTGGCACGGGGGAACCGAGGTCCGCGACCACCGGGCCAAGCAGCTCAAGGTGCTCACCGAGGCCGACGTGGACGTGGTCGGACTCCAGGAGACGTACGGCGGCGCCGCCGAGGAGCTCGCCGAAGCCCTCGGCTGGCACTGCCACCGGGCCGGGGAGAACCTGGGGATCGTCAGCCGCCACCCGATCACGGCCGGGCTCGGCGACCCCGACGTGGGCTTCTACGGTGCGGCGGGCGCCCGGATCCGCGTCCTCGGGGGCGAGGTGGACGTGTGGACGGTCCACCTGGACTGCGCGCCCTACGGGCCCTACGAGGCTGCCTTCGACGGGCTCACCGCGGACGCCCTGACCGCGCACGAGGAGGGCCGGCTCGCGCGGCTGGGGGACGCCCTGCGCCGGGTCGGGGAGGGCCCGGAACGTCCCGTCGTCCTCGTCGGCGACTTCAACTGCCCCTCCCACCTGGACCGGGCGGACGTCCCGTGGCCGGTGACGAGGGCCGCCGAGGAGGCGGGCTTCGCCGACTCCTACCGCGAGGCGCACCCGGACCCCGTGCGGGAGCCCGGTCACACCTGGTCCCCGGTGCACGCCGAGCACGAGGACGGCAGCGGCCGACCGGAACCGCAGGACCGGATCGACTTCGTGTTCCACCGCGGTCTGCGGGTGCTCGACTCGCGGACCCTGGTGACCGGCGGCAACCGGCCCTGGCCGGACGTCGAGGACAACGACTGGCCCTCCGACCACGCCGCGGTGATCACCACCTTCGCGATCACCCCCGCGGCGGTCTGCGGAAAACCGGTGGGCGAAAGGACGTGA